In a single window of the Lodderomyces elongisporus chromosome 4, complete sequence genome:
- the CCT2 gene encoding T-complex protein 1 subunit beta, protein MSVQIFKDQVEEDRGENARMAAFVGAIAVGDLVKSTLGPKGMDKLLQSASNPDHSIVTNDGATILKSIPFENPAAKVLVNISKVQDDEVGDGTTSVTVLSAELLRESEKLIDQNIHPQTIIEGFRIARKHAIEALDKNAVNNGNNQEKFRQDLLNIAKTTLSSKILSQDKEYFANLAVDAILRLKGSTNLNNIQIIKKVGGKLSDSYLDEGFILEKKFGIGQPKKIENAKILIANTSMDTDKVKIFGAKFKVDSTSKLAELEKAEKLKMKNKVDKIKKFDINVFINRQLIYDYPEQLFTDAKINSIEHADFDGVERLALVTGGEVVSTFDNPDSVKLGYCDSIEEIFIGEDTFLKFSGVAAGEACTVVLRGATDHVLEEADRSLHDALSVLSQTTRDTKTVLGGGCAEMIMAKAVDQAAANETGKKALAIEAFSKALRQLPTILADNAGYDSSELVTKLRSAIYNGLSSSGLDLNNGTVADMRDLGIVESYKLKKAVVNSATEAAEVLLRVDNIIRAKPRTADRNH, encoded by the coding sequence atgtcaGTTCAGATATTCAAGGATCAGGTTGAAGAAGATAGAGGTGAAAATGCACGTATGGCAGCATTTGTTGGTGCAATCGCTGTCGGTGATTTGGTGAAGTCAACGCTTGGCCCAAAGGGTATGGACAAATTGTTGCAAAGCGCAAGCAATCCTGATCACTCGATTGTCACCAATGATGGTGCCACTATCTTGAAATCCATCCCATTTGAAAACCCAGCTGCAAAAGTGTTGGTGAACATTTCAAAAGTCCAAGACGACGAAGTCGGAGATGGTACCACCTCGGTGACTGTTTTGAGTGCTGAGCTCTTGAGAGAAAGTGAAAAGTTAATTGACCAAAACATACATCCTCAAACCATTATAGAAGGTTTTCGAATTGCACGAAAACACGCTATTGAAGCATTGGACAAGAACGCGGTAAACAATGGTAACAATCAAGAGAAGTTTAGGCAAGATCTTTTAAATATTGCAAAGACCACCCTCTCGTCGAAGATCTTATCTCAAGACAAAGAgtattttgcaaatttgGCTGTAGACGCCATTCTCCGGTTAAAAGGATCgacaaatttgaacaaTATCCAAATAATTAAGAAAGTTGGTGGCAAACTTTCAGACTCGTATCTCGATGAAGGTTttattttggaaaagaaatttggtATTGGTCAGCCCAAGAAAATCGAAAATGCCAAAATCTTGATCGCCAATACATCAATGGATACGGATAAAGTCAAGATTTTTGGAGCCAAGTTTAAAGTAGACTCGACTTCGAAATTGGCCGAGTTGGAGAAAGCCGagaagttgaagatgaaaaataagGTGGATAAAATCAAGAAATTCGACATCAATGTATTTATCAATCGTCAGCTCATATACGACTATCCCGAGCAGCTCTTTACTGATGCCAAGATTAACTCAATAGAGCATGCCGATTTCGATGGAGTTGAGAGGTTGGCTTTGGTGACAGGCGGTGAAGTGGTGAGTACTTTTGATAACCCAGACTCTGTCAAGCTTGGATACTGTGATTCAATCGAAGAGATCTTTATTGGTGAGGATACGTTTTTGAAGTTCTCTGGGGTAGCTGCAGGTGAAGCATGTACCGTGGTGTTGCGTGGGGCTACCGATCATGTATTGGAGGAGGCCGATCGTTCTCTACACGATGCATTATCCGTATTGTCCCAAACAACAAGAGACACTAAAACCGTGCTTGGTGGTGGATGCGCAGAAATGATTATGGCCAAGGCAGTAGACCAGGCGGCAGCAAATGAAACTGGCAAAAAGGCACTTGCCATTGAAGCATTTAGCAAGGCTTTAAGACAACTACCCACCATCTTGGCAGATAATGCAGGATACGATTCAAGTGAGTTGGTGACGAAATTAAGATCCGCCATTTACAATGGTTTGTCATCCTCGGGGTTGGACTTGAATAATGGTACAGTAGCAGATATGAGAGATTTGGGAATTGTTGAGAGTTATAAATTGAAGAAGGCAGTGGTGAACTCGGCAACAGAGGCAGCTGAGGTATTGTTGAGAGTCGACAACATCATCCGTGCCAAGCCACGAACTGCTGATAGAAACCACTAG